Proteins encoded in a region of the Clostridium beijerinckii genome:
- the phoU gene encoding phosphate signaling complex protein PhoU, with protein sequence MTRGSQDARVKNINRELLKMSSLVEKQIYESLLSLKKYDLEKAEQVIKNDDIVDDMQKMIEEECIKFIATEQPLATDLRRVFTASKIVTDLERMADYAVDICKITKRIGKKISSFEKGSEELWEMDDKVRAMIRASVDSYINEDEEMAYKVCEKDDEIDAFYKSLFSTLINSIKVDENLLQEGTQLLFAIKYLERIGDHVTNICEWTIFSKTGSYVDLNE encoded by the coding sequence ATGACAAGGGGATCGCAGGATGCAAGAGTAAAAAATATAAATAGAGAGTTGTTAAAAATGTCTAGTCTAGTTGAAAAGCAAATATATGAGAGTTTGCTAAGTTTAAAAAAATATGATCTAGAAAAGGCTGAGCAAGTTATTAAGAATGATGATATTGTTGATGACATGCAAAAAATGATAGAAGAGGAATGTATCAAATTTATAGCAACTGAACAGCCGCTTGCAACAGATTTAAGGAGAGTATTTACAGCATCTAAGATAGTGACAGATTTAGAGAGAATGGCAGACTATGCAGTAGATATATGCAAGATAACAAAGAGGATTGGGAAAAAGATTAGCTCATTTGAAAAAGGTTCGGAAGAATTATGGGAGATGGATGATAAAGTAAGAGCCATGATAAGAGCGTCTGTAGACTCATATATTAATGAAGATGAGGAAATGGCATATAAGGTTTGTGAAAAGGATGATGAAATAGATGCATTCTATAAATCTTTATTCTCTACTTTGATTAATTCAATAAAAGTAGATGAAAATCTGCTTCAAGAAGGAACTCAATTACTATTTGCAATAAAATACCTAGAGAGAATAGGAGATCATGTAACTAATATATGTGAATGGACTATTTTTTCAAAAACAGGTTCCTATGTTGATTTAAATGAATAA
- a CDS encoding NAD(P)H-dependent glycerol-3-phosphate dehydrogenase translates to MSKITFLGGGSFGSALAVLLAEKNNVVNIYDRDKNVVNEINIKRTNEKYMKDFAIPKGVTAFNSIEEAIDGADYIVLSVPSHVIRSMCIAIKGKIPRDIPIISIAKGIEEDTDKRLSVVIEEELDNPVVVLSGPSHAEEVVMKIPTTIVSTSKEMKFATDIQDLFMTPYFRVYTNDDIIGVEVGGAVKNVIALAAGVIDGLGYGDNTKAALLTRGMKEISRVGIALGGRAETFYGLTGMGDLIVTCTSMHSRNRRAGLLIGKGMSLEDALKEVGMVVEGVKACRAFYQLKERIGISMPITDGLYKGLFEGKNAKSIIDELMNRDKKSELF, encoded by the coding sequence ATGAGTAAAATTACTTTTTTAGGAGGAGGAAGCTTTGGAAGTGCCTTAGCTGTTTTACTTGCAGAAAAAAATAATGTTGTTAATATATACGATAGAGATAAGAATGTTGTTAATGAAATAAACATTAAGAGAACAAACGAAAAGTATATGAAAGATTTTGCAATTCCTAAAGGAGTAACTGCATTTAATAGTATTGAAGAAGCAATAGATGGTGCTGATTATATAGTTTTATCAGTACCTTCCCATGTAATTAGAAGTATGTGTATAGCTATTAAAGGGAAAATCCCTAGAGATATTCCAATAATATCTATTGCAAAAGGTATTGAGGAAGATACAGATAAAAGATTATCAGTTGTAATTGAGGAAGAATTAGATAATCCAGTTGTAGTTTTATCAGGACCAAGCCATGCTGAAGAAGTTGTAATGAAGATACCAACTACAATAGTTAGTACATCTAAAGAAATGAAATTTGCAACTGATATTCAAGATTTATTTATGACACCATATTTTAGAGTCTATACTAATGACGATATAATAGGAGTAGAAGTTGGTGGCGCTGTGAAGAATGTAATTGCGTTAGCTGCAGGAGTTATAGATGGTCTTGGGTATGGAGACAATACAAAAGCTGCACTTTTAACTAGGGGGATGAAGGAAATCTCTAGAGTTGGGATAGCACTTGGTGGAAGAGCGGAAACTTTTTACGGATTAACTGGTATGGGAGATTTAATAGTTACTTGTACATCTATGCATTCTAGAAATAGAAGAGCTGGTTTACTGATAGGTAAAGGTATGTCTCTTGAAGATGCTTTAAAAGAAGTAGGAATGGTTGTTGAAGGAGTAAAAGCTTGTAGAGCCTTTTATCAACTGAAGGAAAGAATAGGTATATCAATGCCTATAACAGATGGGCTCTATAAAGGATTATTTGAAGGAAAGAATGCTAAGTCTATTATTGATGAACTCATGAATAGAGACAAAAAGAGTGAATTATTTTAA
- the coaBC gene encoding bifunctional phosphopantothenoylcysteine decarboxylase/phosphopantothenate--cysteine ligase CoaBC, which yields MKKNLVLGVSGGIAVYKALEIVSLLVKKDINVNVIMTESATKFVTPLSFQSLSQNMVTCDMFAEPKAWEIQHISLAEKADVFLVAPATANIIGKVANGIADDMLSTTIMATKAKVIFAPAMNTNMYENPIVQENIKKLKSLGYEFIDPAEGRLACGTSGKGKLESPEIIVDKVLMELNENKDLLNKNVVVTAGPTIAPVDPVRFITNRSTGKMGYAIAKEARNRGANVTLISGPTSIIAPKDINVVEVSTNEEMKNEVMNIFDEADIVIKSAAVADYKPKNYSTQKIKKGDGELCIEFIRDNDILMELGSKKKNQILVGFAAESQELKDNAMSKLQRKNLDYIVANDITASDTGFASEDNKVIILSKEGKEIYLDKMSKEKIATNLFDIILEKR from the coding sequence ATGAAAAAGAATTTAGTGTTGGGTGTAAGTGGTGGAATTGCAGTATATAAGGCATTAGAAATAGTAAGTTTACTTGTTAAAAAAGATATTAATGTTAATGTAATTATGACAGAATCAGCTACTAAATTTGTGACCCCATTATCATTTCAATCTTTAAGTCAGAATATGGTTACATGCGATATGTTTGCAGAACCGAAAGCTTGGGAGATTCAACATATAAGCTTAGCAGAAAAAGCAGATGTATTCTTAGTAGCACCTGCTACAGCTAATATAATAGGTAAAGTTGCAAATGGAATAGCAGATGATATGCTTTCGACTACAATAATGGCAACTAAGGCAAAAGTGATTTTTGCACCTGCAATGAATACCAATATGTATGAGAATCCTATAGTCCAAGAAAACATTAAGAAATTAAAGTCACTTGGATATGAATTTATAGACCCAGCTGAAGGAAGACTTGCTTGTGGAACAAGCGGTAAAGGTAAACTTGAAAGTCCTGAAATTATTGTTGACAAAGTTTTAATGGAATTAAATGAAAATAAAGATTTGCTAAATAAAAATGTTGTAGTAACAGCAGGTCCAACTATAGCACCTGTAGATCCTGTGAGGTTTATTACAAATAGATCAACTGGAAAAATGGGTTATGCTATAGCAAAGGAAGCACGAAATAGAGGAGCCAATGTAACATTAATATCTGGACCAACATCAATAATAGCTCCAAAAGATATTAATGTTGTAGAGGTTTCTACCAATGAAGAAATGAAAAATGAAGTTATGAACATATTTGATGAAGCAGATATAGTAATAAAGTCAGCTGCAGTTGCAGATTATAAGCCTAAAAATTATAGCACACAGAAAATAAAAAAAGGTGACGGAGAGCTTTGCATAGAATTTATTAGAGATAATGATATTCTAATGGAGCTTGGAAGCAAAAAGAAAAATCAAATTCTAGTAGGATTTGCGGCTGAAAGCCAAGAGTTAAAAGACAATGCTATGTCAAAACTACAAAGAAAAAATTTAGATTATATTGTAGCAAACGATATAACAGCAAGTGATACTGGGTTTGCCTCAGAAGATAATAAAGTAATAATCTTGTCTAAAGAAGGTAAGGAAATTTACTTGGATAAGATGAGCAAAGAAAAAATTGCAACTAACTTATTTGATATTATACTTGAGAAGCGCTAG
- the gmk gene encoding guanylate kinase yields MITKGRGLLIVISGPSGAGKGTICKRFMEKNKDVMLSVSATTRSPRAGEVEGINYFFMSKEQFVEKIESNDFLEYAEVYDNYYGTPKSNVEEMLQNGKDVILEIDIQGALKVKENTREGVFVFILPPSMEELKQRIINRGSETQESLMKRFKSAYKEINFISKYNYAVVNDKVEIAVEKLEAIISAEKCRVDRIKDSILDSKEGIIHEQLYD; encoded by the coding sequence ATGATTACTAAAGGGAGAGGTCTATTAATAGTTATATCAGGACCGTCTGGTGCTGGAAAAGGTACTATATGTAAAAGATTTATGGAGAAAAATAAGGATGTAATGTTGTCTGTATCAGCTACTACAAGATCTCCAAGAGCTGGAGAAGTAGAAGGTATTAATTACTTTTTTATGTCCAAAGAGCAGTTTGTAGAAAAGATAGAAAGTAATGATTTCTTAGAATATGCAGAAGTGTATGATAATTACTATGGTACACCTAAATCTAACGTTGAAGAAATGTTACAAAATGGGAAAGATGTTATTCTAGAAATAGATATACAAGGTGCATTAAAAGTTAAAGAAAACACAAGAGAAGGAGTTTTTGTATTTATTCTTCCACCATCTATGGAAGAGTTAAAACAAAGAATCATTAACAGGGGCAGTGAAACTCAAGAATCTCTAATGAAGAGATTTAAATCAGCGTATAAGGAAATTAATTTTATTTCTAAATATAATTATGCTGTAGTAAATGATAAAGTAGAGATAGCTGTAGAAAAATTAGAAGCTATAATATCTGCTGAAAAATGCAGAGTAGATAGAATAAAAGATAGTATATTAGATTCAAAGGAGGGAATTATTCATGAACAACTCTATGATTAG
- a CDS encoding DUF512 domain-containing protein, producing the protein MKNIITKVTSNGIAEEVGIEENDILLSINDKKINDIIDYKFLSADEEIVLEIEKPSGEIWEIEIEKEYGEDIGIEFGGGIMDKAKSCSNKCIFCFIDQLPKGMRETLYFKDDDSRLSFLQGNFVTLTNMKDEDIDRIIKYHISPINISVHTTNPDLRVEMLNNRFAGNVLERMQRLADAGITMNAQIVCVPGINNGNELKRTIEDLYKLYPEVSDVAVVPIGITKFRQGLKHVNTYTKEQSIEEINNIKELQDIYIKETGKPFVRLSDEFYLVAGKEIPNEEFYDDYHQIEDGIGMVRCFRDAIDSTLDDLSSNMKGSFSIVTGALAYDELLEASNKIKERNPNIQLDVYKIINNYFGETITVAGLLTGTDIINQMKGIINTKYLIMSNNMFRKGYELSDSNEQIMLDDIKIKDIESALDVKVIVVDYTGEDLIEKLNEACEEK; encoded by the coding sequence ATGAAAAATATTATAACAAAAGTAACCTCTAATGGAATTGCAGAGGAAGTCGGGATAGAAGAAAATGATATATTATTATCTATTAATGATAAGAAAATAAATGATATTATAGATTATAAGTTTTTGTCTGCGGATGAAGAAATTGTGTTAGAGATAGAAAAACCTAGTGGTGAGATATGGGAAATTGAAATTGAAAAAGAGTATGGTGAAGACATAGGAATAGAATTTGGTGGAGGCATCATGGATAAGGCAAAATCATGCAGTAATAAATGTATATTTTGTTTTATTGATCAGCTGCCTAAGGGAATGAGAGAAACATTATACTTTAAAGATGATGATTCAAGATTGTCATTTTTACAAGGAAATTTCGTGACATTAACAAATATGAAAGATGAGGACATTGATAGGATAATAAAATATCATATAAGTCCAATTAATATTTCTGTACATACAACTAATCCAGATCTAAGGGTTGAAATGCTAAATAACAGATTTGCAGGCAATGTTCTTGAAAGAATGCAAAGACTGGCTGATGCTGGTATCACAATGAATGCACAAATAGTTTGTGTTCCAGGAATAAATAATGGAAATGAACTTAAACGAACAATTGAAGATTTATATAAACTTTATCCAGAAGTTTCAGATGTAGCAGTAGTTCCTATAGGTATTACTAAGTTTAGGCAAGGACTTAAACATGTTAATACGTATACAAAAGAGCAATCTATTGAAGAAATCAATAATATTAAGGAATTGCAAGATATATATATTAAAGAAACTGGCAAGCCATTTGTAAGATTATCTGATGAATTTTATTTAGTAGCAGGTAAAGAGATTCCAAATGAGGAATTTTATGATGATTATCATCAAATAGAAGATGGTATAGGAATGGTTAGATGCTTTAGGGATGCAATAGATAGCACTTTAGATGATTTAAGTTCAAATATGAAAGGAAGCTTTTCAATTGTTACAGGAGCGTTGGCTTATGATGAATTGTTAGAAGCTAGCAATAAAATAAAGGAAAGAAATCCTAATATACAGCTTGATGTTTATAAGATAATAAATAATTATTTTGGAGAAACAATTACTGTAGCAGGACTTTTAACTGGAACTGATATAATAAATCAGATGAAGGGAATAATAAATACTAAGTATTTAATAATGTCTAATAACATGTTTAGGAAAGGCTATGAATTATCTGATTCTAACGAGCAGATAATGCTGGATGATATTAAAATTAAAGATATTGAATCAGCTTTAGATGTTAAGGTGATAGTAGTCGACTATACAGGTGAAGATTTAATAGAAAAACTTAATGAGGCATGTGAAGAAAAATAA
- a CDS encoding YicC/YloC family endoribonuclease — protein MIRSMTSFGRAQSEDGRKSSFSIEMKSVNHRYLDINIRMPRTMLALEEKIRKIISKRLNRGKVDVFINYKAYGNSVGKANLNMKLAEEYYKCLKQIQSELNVIDDISTTKIAKFPDVITLEELDDDLDDIFSEISPLIESALDLMNDMRCKEGEKLKVDILSKIEIIENYVEQIEKVADSIPKNYKKKLEERLEELLSGVDIDESRIALEVAILSDKAAVDEEITRLRSHLDQMKSTLDLDEPIGRKLDFIIQEMNREANTIASKSTEINMTNKVIEIKNTIEKIREQVQNIE, from the coding sequence TTGATAAGAAGTATGACTAGCTTTGGAAGGGCTCAAAGCGAAGATGGAAGAAAGTCAAGTTTCTCTATAGAGATGAAGAGCGTAAATCATAGATATTTAGATATAAATATAAGAATGCCTAGAACGATGTTAGCTTTAGAAGAGAAGATAAGAAAGATAATTAGTAAAAGATTAAATAGAGGTAAAGTTGATGTTTTTATTAATTATAAAGCCTATGGAAATAGCGTTGGAAAAGCAAATCTAAATATGAAGTTAGCTGAAGAGTATTATAAGTGTTTAAAACAGATCCAAAGTGAATTGAACGTTATTGATGATATATCTACAACTAAAATAGCTAAATTTCCTGATGTTATTACATTGGAAGAGTTGGATGATGATTTAGATGATATTTTTAGTGAGATATCGCCTCTGATTGAATCGGCTCTAGATTTAATGAATGATATGAGATGCAAAGAGGGCGAAAAATTAAAAGTTGATATTTTATCAAAAATTGAGATTATAGAGAATTACGTTGAACAAATAGAAAAGGTAGCTGACAGTATCCCTAAGAATTACAAGAAGAAACTTGAAGAAAGATTGGAAGAATTATTATCTGGTGTTGATATAGATGAAAGCAGGATAGCATTAGAAGTGGCTATTCTTTCAGATAAGGCAGCAGTAGATGAAGAAATAACAAGACTCAGAAGTCATTTAGACCAAATGAAAAGTACCTTAGATTTAGATGAACCTATTGGAAGAAAATTAGATTTCATAATTCAAGAAATGAATAGAGAAGCTAATACTATAGCATCTAAATCAACAGAAATAAATATGACTAACAAAGTAATAGAGATAAAAAATACCATTGAAAAAATAAGAGAACAAGTTCAAAACATTGAATAA
- the rpoZ gene encoding DNA-directed RNA polymerase subunit omega, protein MNNSMISPSVVDLLEKVHDRYSLVILTSKRARQIIEGAEPQISIKSNKPLTIAINEVDQDAVEFEILEEGLK, encoded by the coding sequence ATGAACAACTCTATGATTAGTCCATCAGTAGTAGACTTATTAGAAAAGGTACATGACAGATATTCTTTAGTAATTTTAACATCAAAAAGAGCTAGACAAATAATAGAAGGTGCAGAACCTCAGATTTCAATAAAATCAAATAAACCTTTAACAATTGCAATAAATGAAGTAGATCAAGATGCAGTTGAATTTGAAATTTTAGAAGAAGGTCTTAAATAA
- the remA gene encoding extracellular matrix/biofilm regulator RemA → MGIKLINIGFGNIVSANRLVAIVSPESAPIKRIIQEARDRGMLIDATYGRRTRAVIITDSDHVILSAVQPETVAHRLSTKDDMAVDEDDE, encoded by the coding sequence ATGGGAATAAAATTAATAAACATAGGCTTTGGGAATATAGTCTCTGCTAATAGATTAGTTGCAATTGTGAGTCCTGAATCAGCACCTATTAAAAGAATTATTCAAGAAGCAAGAGATAGAGGTATGCTAATAGATGCTACTTACGGAAGAAGAACTAGAGCTGTAATAATAACAGATAGCGATCATGTCATCTTATCAGCAGTTCAACCTGAAACAGTAGCTCATAGATTATCTACAAAAGATGATATGGCAGTTGATGAGGATGATGAATAA
- the spoIVA gene encoding stage IV sporulation protein A: MDNFNIYKDIADRTQGDIYVGVVGPVRTGKSTFIKKFMDLMVIPKIDNTYKKERAKDELPQSGSGKNIHTTEPKFVPNEAVEINLGDEIKFKVRMVDCVGYIVKGALGYLDGEETKMVHTPWYDYEIPFEDAAEIGTRKVIKDHSTIGLVITTDGSITGIDRNDYVEPEERVIYELQSLNKPFIVVLNTNKPNSQETKALKKELEDKYNVTVQVMDVYNMEEQDIEDLFKHVLKEFPVKEINIDMPEWLEKLECNHWLKKDFFNIIMNMSQDVSKVRDIKYCLNDFENEDFMGKATINEVDLGSGTAKISMKPKDGIFYKVLSEICNLEVGSESDLLSIINDLSHAKCEYDKVKDALEDVRESGYGLVAPQLSEMKFEEPEIVKQGNKYGVKLKASAPSLHLIKCDIKTEISPIMGSEKESEELVKGLLEQFETDPALLWQSNMFGKSLEVLVKEGLQNKLYKMPEDVQVKIQKTLQKIINEGNGGLICIIL, encoded by the coding sequence GTGGACAATTTTAACATATACAAAGATATAGCCGATAGAACCCAAGGGGACATATATGTAGGAGTCGTAGGACCAGTTAGGACAGGGAAATCTACATTTATCAAAAAGTTCATGGATCTTATGGTAATACCTAAAATTGATAATACTTATAAAAAGGAAAGAGCAAAAGATGAGTTACCACAGAGTGGCTCAGGAAAAAATATTCACACAACAGAACCTAAATTTGTACCTAATGAAGCAGTAGAAATAAATTTAGGGGATGAAATAAAATTTAAAGTAAGGATGGTTGACTGCGTAGGATATATTGTAAAAGGAGCATTAGGATATCTAGATGGTGAGGAAACTAAAATGGTTCATACACCATGGTATGATTACGAAATACCTTTTGAGGATGCAGCAGAAATTGGGACAAGAAAAGTTATAAAGGACCATTCAACAATAGGATTAGTAATTACAACTGATGGAAGTATAACTGGAATAGATAGAAATGACTATGTAGAACCAGAAGAAAGAGTAATATATGAATTACAGTCACTAAATAAACCATTTATTGTAGTTCTTAATACTAATAAGCCTAATTCTCAAGAAACTAAGGCATTGAAAAAAGAATTAGAAGATAAATATAATGTAACTGTTCAAGTTATGGATGTTTATAATATGGAAGAACAAGATATTGAGGATTTATTTAAACACGTACTTAAGGAATTCCCTGTAAAAGAAATAAATATTGATATGCCTGAATGGTTAGAGAAATTAGAATGTAACCATTGGCTAAAAAAAGATTTTTTCAACATAATTATGAACATGAGTCAAGATGTCTCTAAGGTAAGAGACATAAAATACTGCTTAAATGATTTTGAAAATGAAGACTTTATGGGAAAAGCAACTATAAATGAAGTTGATTTAGGCAGTGGAACAGCAAAAATATCTATGAAACCTAAAGATGGAATTTTCTATAAGGTTCTTAGTGAGATATGTAATTTAGAAGTTGGTTCAGAAAGTGACTTACTCAGCATAATAAATGACCTAAGTCATGCAAAATGTGAATATGATAAGGTTAAAGACGCATTAGAGGATGTAAGAGAGAGTGGCTATGGATTGGTTGCACCACAACTTTCAGAAATGAAGTTTGAGGAACCTGAAATAGTTAAACAAGGTAATAAATATGGAGTTAAATTAAAGGCAAGTGCTCCAAGCTTACATCTTATAAAGTGTGATATTAAAACTGAGATAAGCCCTATAATGGGATCAGAAAAGGAATCCGAAGAACTAGTAAAAGGCCTTCTAGAACAATTTGAAACAGATCCAGCTCTTCTTTGGCAAAGTAATATGTTTGGAAAATCTTTAGAAGTGTTAGTAAAAGAAGGATTACAAAACAAGCTATATAAAATGCCGGAAGATGTTCAAGTTAAGATTCAAAAAACTTTGCAGAAAATTATTAATGAAGGTAATGGTGGATTAATCTGTATAATACTTTAA
- the der gene encoding ribosome biogenesis GTPase Der, whose product MGKPIVAIVGRPNVGKSTLFNRLAGKRISIVQDTPGVTRDRVYAEAEWLNYNFTMIDTGGIEPENNDIIIKQMRRQANIAIETADVIVFIVDGKEGLTAADNEVATMLRKSKKPVVLVVNKVDNLKDENNAYEFYNLGIGDPITISAGQGLGLGDMLDEVVKHFDKSIYDEEEDEYIRIAMIGKPNVGKSSLINKLLGEERVIVSDVPGTTRDAIDSYLETEEGKFILIDTAGLRRKSKVKEEIERYSVVRTYAAIERADVCILMIDATEGITEQDEKIIGYAHELRKAIMVIVNKWDLVEKDDKTLDNFKKDLQSNLKFLSYAEYLFISALTGQRTNKVLKLARYCYDNYNKRISTGILNEVISKAVLMKEPPIVGIKRMKIYYATQVATKPPKFVFFINDESARHFSYERYLENQLRDSFDFKGTGIQIEYRQRKE is encoded by the coding sequence ATGGGTAAACCGATAGTTGCCATAGTTGGAAGACCAAATGTTGGAAAATCAACTTTGTTTAATAGATTGGCAGGAAAAAGAATTTCAATAGTACAGGATACACCAGGAGTTACAAGAGACAGAGTGTATGCAGAAGCAGAGTGGTTAAATTATAATTTTACCATGATAGATACAGGTGGTATTGAACCAGAAAATAATGATATTATTATAAAACAAATGAGAAGACAAGCGAATATTGCAATTGAGACAGCTGATGTAATAGTATTTATAGTCGACGGTAAAGAAGGATTAACAGCTGCAGATAATGAAGTGGCTACTATGCTTAGAAAGAGCAAAAAACCAGTAGTTTTAGTTGTTAATAAAGTTGACAATTTAAAAGATGAAAATAATGCTTATGAATTCTATAATTTAGGAATAGGTGATCCTATAACAATATCAGCAGGTCAAGGATTAGGTCTTGGTGATATGCTTGATGAAGTGGTTAAGCATTTTGACAAATCTATTTATGATGAAGAAGAGGATGAATATATTAGAATAGCAATGATTGGTAAGCCTAATGTAGGTAAATCTTCTTTAATTAATAAGTTATTAGGTGAGGAAAGAGTAATAGTTTCTGATGTACCTGGTACTACAAGAGATGCAATAGATAGTTACTTAGAAACAGAAGAAGGTAAGTTCATATTAATAGATACAGCTGGTCTTAGAAGAAAGAGCAAGGTAAAAGAAGAAATTGAAAGATATAGTGTTGTAAGAACTTATGCAGCAATTGAAAGAGCAGATGTGTGTATACTTATGATTGATGCAACAGAAGGAATTACAGAACAAGATGAAAAAATAATAGGTTATGCTCATGAATTGAGAAAAGCTATTATGGTTATTGTTAATAAATGGGATTTGGTTGAGAAGGATGATAAAACTTTAGATAATTTTAAAAAGGATCTACAATCAAATTTAAAGTTCTTAAGTTATGCTGAATACCTATTTATATCTGCACTAACAGGTCAAAGAACTAATAAAGTACTTAAGTTAGCAAGATATTGCTATGATAACTACAATAAGAGAATTTCAACAGGTATATTAAATGAGGTCATAAGCAAAGCTGTACTTATGAAGGAACCGCCTATTGTTGGAATTAAGAGAATGAAAATTTACTACGCGACTCAAGTTGCAACTAAACCACCTAAATTTGTGTTCTTTATAAATGATGAAAGTGCAAGACACTTCTCATATGAAAGATATTTAGAAAATCAATTGAGAGATAGTTTTGATTTCAAAGGAACTGGAATACAAATTGAATACAGACAAAGAAAGGAATAG
- the phoU gene encoding phosphate signaling complex protein PhoU, which yields MTRGSQDAKVKNINRQLVIMADLVEKQIYESMLCLKNCDVEVADKIIKADDKVDELQKIIEEQCIKFIASEQPLATDLRRVFTVSKIVTDLERIADYAVDICKITKRIGKNVNSLKKVSEDLWDMERKARYMIKASIDSHVNDDDEMAYRICKKDDEIDTIYRSLFASFIKAIKKDESLLQEGTQLLFVIKYLERIGDHVTNICEWTIFSKTGAYVDLNE from the coding sequence ATGACAAGAGGATCACAAGATGCTAAAGTAAAAAATATAAATAGGCAACTAGTAATTATGGCAGACTTGGTAGAGAAGCAAATATATGAAAGTATGCTGTGCTTAAAGAATTGTGACGTAGAAGTAGCAGATAAAATTATTAAGGCTGATGATAAAGTTGATGAATTACAAAAAATAATTGAAGAACAGTGTATTAAATTTATTGCATCAGAGCAGCCTTTGGCAACAGATTTGAGAAGGGTATTCACTGTTTCGAAAATAGTGACAGATTTAGAAAGAATAGCAGATTATGCAGTGGATATTTGTAAAATAACAAAAAGAATTGGTAAAAATGTTAATTCTCTTAAAAAGGTCTCAGAGGATTTATGGGATATGGAAAGAAAAGCAAGATATATGATAAAGGCATCTATAGATTCTCACGTTAATGATGATGATGAAATGGCATATAGAATTTGCAAAAAAGATGATGAGATAGATACTATATATAGATCGCTGTTTGCTTCTTTTATTAAAGCAATAAAAAAAGATGAAAGCTTACTTCAAGAAGGAACTCAATTGTTATTTGTAATAAAGTATTTGGAAAGAATAGGAGATCACGTAACTAATATATGTGAATGGACGATTTTTTCAAAAACGGGAGCTTATGTTGATTTAAATGAATAG